From Rutidosis leptorrhynchoides isolate AG116_Rl617_1_P2 chromosome 3, CSIRO_AGI_Rlap_v1, whole genome shotgun sequence, a single genomic window includes:
- the LOC139899973 gene encoding uncharacterized protein: MTGGLFTLQLLQGNDTQCVELLRMSRDSYVRLCTYFRVKGWLKDSKHLSVEEKIAMFLMMLGHNQRYILVKRLFQHSKQTIHKYFHEVLATMLDFAKETIVPTSFDPNPNVPGYHRRLRRVFKGAVGALDGTLIHARVPAKMQHLYRGRGKGDCYQNVLAICDFNMIFTFIVAGWEGVAHDSRVLSEALTNQDAPFPLPPPDKYYLCDAAYTHTRGFMAPYRNVRYWLGDFRQRRALNNKEKFNHGHAKLRNVIERSFGVLKARFTILTKIAPFDLVTQRNVTIACFALHNFIRKEGLSDELFAKYDQPNVQLDNDHVQHNGNEEVDDDDDDDDVQPHGTRADRQYMINLRDQIAEQLMQTRR, from the exons ATGACGGGGGGACTATTTACGTTACAATTATTGCAAGGAAACGATACACAATGCGTTGAGTTGCTACGTATGTCACGAGATTCGTATGTTCGACTTTGCACTTATTTTAGAGTAAAGGGATGGTTAAAGGATAGCAAGCATCTATCAGTTGAAGAGAAAATTGCTATGTTTTTAATGATGTTAGGTCACAATCAACGTTATATACTCGTCAAACGTTTATTTCAACACTCAAAGCAAACAATTCATAAGTATTTTCATGAAGTATTGGCTACAATGTTGGATTTCGCAAAAGAGACTATAGTACCAACATCTTTTGATCCAAATCCAAATGTTCCGGGATATCACAGGAGGTTACGTCGAGTTTTTAAG GGAGCGGTTGGTGCACTTGATGGGACTTTGATTCATGCTCGTGTTCCAGCTAAAATGCAACATTTGTATAGAGGAAGAGGAAAAGGAGATTGTTATCAAAATGTTTTAGCAATATGTGATTTCAACATGATATTTACGTTTATTGTTGCCGGATGGGAAGGAGTAGCACATGATTCCCGAGTATTATCTGAAGCTTTAACAAATCAAGATgcaccatttcctcttcctccgccAG ataaatattatctttgtGATGCTGCATATACACACACTCGTGGATTTATGGCACCATATCGTAACGTAAGGTATTGGCTTGGAGATTTTCGTCAAAGGCGTGCGCTAAACAACAAAGAAAAATTCAACCATGGACATGCGAAACTAAGAAATGTTATTGAACGTTCTTTTGGTGTTTTAAAAGCACGCTTTACGATATTAACTAAAATCGCTCCTTTCGACTTAGTTACCCAAAGAAATGTTACAATTGCATGTTTTGCTCTTCATAATTTTATAAGAAAAGAGGGTTTAAGTGACGAGCTATTCGCAAAATATGACCAACCAAACGTGCAACTTGATAATGATCATGTACAACATAATGGGAATGAAGaggtggatgatgatgatgatgatgatgatgttcaaccACATGGAACTAGAGCGGATCGTCAATATATGATTAATTTGCGAGATCAAATTGCTGAACAACTTATGCAAACTAGGAGATGA